One region of Nitrospira sp. genomic DNA includes:
- a CDS encoding helix-turn-helix domain-containing protein produces MLTVKELSAWLNIKQSTLYLWVSQNKIPCRRIHGLVRFEPEAIQAWLNGFSSTSSNLPPRVPRHKAGDVDHLIEAAKRAVYTPRHGETRPTASPLGKESNDGAR; encoded by the coding sequence ATGCTCACCGTCAAAGAACTCTCCGCGTGGCTCAATATCAAACAATCCACGCTCTATCTATGGGTCTCACAAAACAAGATTCCTTGCCGTCGGATTCATGGCCTCGTCCGCTTCGAACCTGAGGCCATCCAGGCGTGGCTAAATGGCTTTTCTTCCACGTCTTCGAACCTCCCCCCTCGTGTGCCTCGGCATAAAGCTGGTGACGTAGACCACCTCATTGAAGCGGCCAAACGCGCCGTCTATACTCCTCGCCACGGGGAAACCAGACCAACAGCGAGCCCTCTTGGAAAGGAGAGTAACGATGGGGCTCGTTAA
- a CDS encoding replication initiation factor domain-containing protein — MDSSFTLTSDWLAFTVLASNPEETMRVLGGDWSKAKGGFRGYPLSWMRADGLRGVGKLGTNAPRRPNEIHVDLSGGLASALTLDQIRTLLKWVQKQQGHVTRIDCALDDRAGTVPVATIRDAVSAGQCVTRAAQVRHIVSKLTHGTGATTGETMYFGSPQSQALLRIYDKRLELQSKGQENYQDYGTRWELELKKDRAEQCARALATLDEADWKELVIGLLRSYVDFRQVPKDAEDEERYRAPVLEWYALLTEGFQKGRLAQEKQVQTLQNVKRWVSDTLTPMLAVICATPGGEEWLLNEIVRGIARWKDRHRNLLKQPTRFHRSAGGHAGSPC, encoded by the coding sequence ATGGATTCTAGCTTCACCCTCACCAGTGATTGGCTGGCCTTTACCGTCCTGGCGAGCAACCCTGAAGAGACCATGCGGGTATTGGGTGGGGACTGGAGTAAGGCGAAAGGCGGCTTCCGAGGGTATCCCCTGTCTTGGATGAGGGCAGACGGCCTGCGCGGGGTCGGCAAACTGGGCACCAATGCCCCTCGGCGTCCGAATGAAATCCATGTGGATCTGTCGGGCGGCCTGGCGTCCGCCCTGACGCTGGATCAGATCCGAACCCTGCTCAAGTGGGTGCAAAAGCAGCAAGGGCATGTCACGCGCATCGACTGTGCGCTCGATGACCGAGCGGGAACTGTGCCAGTGGCAACAATTCGCGATGCGGTTTCGGCAGGCCAATGTGTCACAAGGGCGGCTCAGGTCCGGCATATCGTCTCGAAGCTGACGCACGGCACCGGGGCGACGACTGGCGAGACGATGTACTTTGGGAGTCCGCAGAGTCAGGCCCTATTGCGGATTTATGACAAGCGGCTCGAACTTCAGAGCAAGGGCCAGGAGAACTATCAGGATTACGGGACGCGATGGGAATTGGAATTGAAGAAAGATCGGGCCGAACAGTGTGCCCGAGCATTGGCAACGTTAGACGAAGCCGACTGGAAGGAGTTGGTAATCGGCTTACTCCGGTCCTATGTGGATTTCCGGCAGGTCCCAAAGGATGCCGAGGATGAGGAACGGTACCGGGCTCCTGTCTTGGAGTGGTACGCCCTCCTGACGGAGGGATTTCAGAAGGGGCGATTGGCCCAGGAAAAGCAGGTGCAGACCCTGCAAAACGTAAAACGATGGGTGAGTGACACCCTGACGCCGATGTTGGCGGTCATTTGTGCCACCCCTGGAGGGGAAGAATGGCTACTGAACGAAATTGTCAGGGGCATTGCTCGGTGGAAAGACCGACACCGCAATTTACTCAAGCAACCCACTCGGTTTCACCGGTCTGCCGGCGGTCACGCGGGCAGCCCATGTTAG
- a CDS encoding putative toxin-antitoxin system toxin component, PIN family, whose translation MRVVLDTNIFVSGLLSAAGPPARIIQAVLQRRLIPVMSSDTFAELEAVLRRPKLQRAFTQAGVNITSFLTTIQAEVQIVDPHPTNTPLRDAHDRPFLDLMATIPPPQYFVTGDKDFEASHYSGVPVISAAEFARLLAHR comes from the coding sequence GTGCGCGTCGTTCTTGATACCAATATTTTCGTGTCCGGCCTGTTGTCCGCCGCAGGGCCCCCTGCCCGGATCATTCAGGCTGTATTACAGCGCCGCCTCATCCCCGTCATGAGCTCCGATACCTTCGCGGAACTGGAAGCCGTTCTGCGTCGCCCCAAACTCCAACGCGCGTTCACCCAAGCTGGGGTGAATATCACGAGCTTTCTGACCACAATCCAAGCCGAAGTGCAGATCGTCGATCCCCATCCCACGAACACCCCTCTGCGTGATGCGCATGATCGACCATTCCTCGATCTCATGGCGACCATCCCCCCACCTCAATACTTCGTCACCGGGGATAAGGATTTCGAGGCCTCACACTACAGCGGTGTGCCGGTCATTTCAGCCGCAGAGTTTGCCCGCCTGCTCGCGCACCGCTAG
- a CDS encoding TraR/DksA C4-type zinc finger protein: MKTPAKKTTVARRKPPKVNKANGVKYPDILADLEGQRAAILAEAGVVLTNPTGLEVFPDVSDQASAEADQHFSFRIRERERKLLKKIDEALGRFATQTYGICEGCEGDIPYKRLKARPVTTLCIECKTSQEEAEKSPR; this comes from the coding sequence ATGAAGACTCCCGCGAAAAAAACCACCGTCGCTCGGCGAAAGCCACCCAAGGTCAACAAGGCAAACGGGGTCAAGTATCCCGATATCCTGGCAGACCTTGAAGGGCAGCGTGCGGCGATTTTGGCTGAAGCCGGCGTGGTGCTAACGAATCCGACCGGTTTGGAAGTATTTCCCGATGTGAGTGATCAGGCTTCCGCTGAAGCCGACCAGCATTTCTCGTTTCGTATCCGGGAACGAGAGCGAAAACTGCTCAAGAAAATCGATGAGGCGCTGGGGCGATTTGCCACGCAGACCTACGGCATTTGCGAAGGCTGTGAGGGCGATATCCCCTACAAACGTCTGAAAGCCCGCCCTGTGACCACGTTATGCATTGAGTGTAAGACCAGTCAGGAAGAAGCCGAAAAGTCTCCCCGCTGA
- the recR gene encoding recombination protein RecR, with product MSVDQQGLLAKLVRELVRLPGIGQKSAQRLAFHLLKAEREDAMRLAEAIQAVKDGLSFCRQCRNIAEGELCEFCRDPKRDRSKILVIEEPSTLYAIERAGGYRGLYHVLLGVLSPLDGVGPSDIRAEELLDRVKAGGVEEVIVATNPTIEGEATAIYLTRLLKPHHVRVTRIAYGIPVGMDIEYADEVTLVKSIEGRRDL from the coding sequence ATGAGTGTTGATCAGCAGGGCCTGTTGGCGAAGTTAGTGCGGGAGTTGGTGCGTCTGCCCGGCATCGGCCAGAAAAGCGCGCAGCGGCTGGCCTTTCATCTGCTCAAGGCAGAGCGGGAAGATGCGATGCGCCTTGCCGAAGCGATTCAGGCGGTGAAGGACGGACTGTCCTTCTGCCGACAATGCCGGAATATTGCCGAGGGCGAACTCTGTGAGTTCTGCCGGGATCCCAAGCGGGATCGCAGCAAGATTCTCGTCATTGAAGAGCCCAGTACGTTGTACGCAATAGAACGGGCCGGCGGCTATCGAGGCCTGTATCATGTCCTGCTCGGGGTGTTGTCTCCGTTGGACGGTGTCGGACCATCGGACATTCGTGCCGAGGAGCTGCTGGATCGAGTGAAGGCGGGTGGAGTGGAAGAGGTCATCGTGGCGACGAATCCGACGATCGAGGGGGAAGCGACCGCCATCTACTTGACCCGGCTCTTGAAGCCGCATCATGTTCGAGTGACCCGCATCGCCTATGGCATTCCCGTCGGAATGGATATCGAGTATGCGGACGAAGTGACCCTCGTGAAGTCGATCGAGGGCCGGAGGGATCTCTGA
- a CDS encoding YbaB/EbfC family nucleoid-associated protein produces MKSSFGNMSNILKQAQAMQEQMAKVQEQAATKTVSGTAGGGIVTVTVNGAMDLLSVKIDPEVVKAGDVEMLQDLVVAAGNDALKKSREMMAEEMKAVTGGMKIPGLF; encoded by the coding sequence ATGAAGAGTTCATTCGGGAATATGTCCAACATCTTGAAGCAAGCCCAGGCCATGCAGGAACAGATGGCCAAGGTGCAGGAGCAGGCCGCCACCAAGACCGTTTCCGGGACTGCGGGCGGCGGGATTGTGACGGTGACGGTCAACGGGGCCATGGATCTGCTGAGCGTGAAGATCGATCCGGAAGTCGTGAAGGCCGGCGATGTCGAGATGCTGCAGGATCTGGTCGTAGCGGCCGGCAACGATGCGCTGAAAAAATCCCGTGAAATGATGGCGGAAGAAATGAAGGCCGTGACGGGCGGGATGAAGATCCCCGGGTTGTTTTGA
- the dnaX gene encoding DNA polymerase III subunit gamma/tau, with product MDYQVSARKYRPGTFDDVIGQSHVVQTLMNSIATKRIAHAFLFSGTRGVGKTTVARILAKALNCEQGPTGTPCNTCANCQEITQGTSVDVVEIDGASNTSVDDVREIRENVKFTPFRGQYRVYIIDEVHMLSNSAFNALLKTLEEPPAHVVFIFATTEIHKIPATILSRCQHYNFRRIAKAEIVQRLRHVADQDGLTIEDRSLMALARASEGSMRDGLSLLDQIIAFGGNTIRHEDLEALLGAVPQERIRAMVEAVIQQDSAKALQVIAALLDQGHDVRAYCADLVEYVRNMLVAAVVPSGPELRSLIEATEEDLAQLARDAERFTVEQLQELFRMYAAAEDSLRVSAHPRFVLETAAVRATRLLRTAEGQQPSSRLPVQPEKPAADRRVMTQTPAQSQDKAVPSPAPVAKAAGAKGSQDTVAKSSAAGGSAPKAPSAAPLREAAVPSVRPPAAPLSAPVVSPASAAPVQQEPKAVSSVEASAVAAEVNWEQFQEAVSTNHPNIAPFLEMGRLVKIEGGLITLGFAKQATTARSMLEKEDNLQALAALGERLYGCAVRIRIVEVAEQDPGAAPTMKQIRVAKEQEQRLILTQQAKAHPLVKQALEMFGGELAEVRTTAPAQEVQE from the coding sequence ATGGACTACCAAGTTTCCGCGAGAAAATACCGGCCCGGGACGTTTGACGATGTCATCGGGCAGTCCCACGTCGTGCAGACGTTGATGAACTCGATCGCGACAAAGCGGATTGCCCATGCGTTCCTCTTCTCCGGAACCCGCGGCGTGGGGAAAACGACGGTCGCCCGGATTTTGGCCAAAGCGCTCAATTGCGAACAGGGGCCGACGGGAACGCCGTGTAATACTTGTGCGAATTGCCAGGAGATTACGCAGGGCACGTCGGTGGACGTGGTCGAGATCGACGGGGCCTCGAACACCAGCGTGGACGACGTTCGCGAGATTCGCGAGAACGTCAAGTTTACGCCGTTCCGGGGACAGTATCGTGTGTACATTATCGACGAAGTGCACATGCTCTCCAATTCAGCGTTCAATGCTCTGCTGAAAACGCTTGAGGAGCCCCCCGCGCATGTGGTGTTCATCTTCGCAACGACAGAAATACATAAGATTCCCGCGACGATCCTGTCCCGCTGTCAGCACTACAATTTTCGCCGGATCGCCAAAGCCGAGATCGTGCAGCGGTTGCGGCATGTCGCCGATCAGGACGGGTTGACCATCGAAGACCGCAGCCTGATGGCTTTGGCGCGGGCCAGCGAAGGCAGCATGCGTGACGGGCTCAGTTTGCTGGATCAGATTATTGCGTTCGGCGGCAACACCATTCGCCACGAAGATCTCGAAGCGTTGCTCGGTGCGGTTCCGCAGGAACGTATACGGGCCATGGTCGAAGCAGTAATCCAGCAGGACAGCGCCAAGGCGTTGCAGGTCATCGCGGCGTTGTTGGATCAAGGACATGACGTGCGCGCCTACTGCGCCGATCTGGTGGAATATGTGCGGAATATGCTGGTGGCGGCGGTCGTGCCGTCAGGGCCTGAATTGCGGAGCCTCATCGAAGCGACCGAAGAAGATTTGGCGCAGCTGGCTCGTGACGCCGAGCGGTTCACCGTCGAGCAATTGCAGGAATTGTTTCGGATGTATGCCGCTGCGGAAGACAGTTTGCGCGTCAGTGCCCATCCGCGGTTTGTGCTCGAAACGGCGGCGGTTCGTGCCACCCGGTTATTACGAACCGCTGAGGGTCAGCAGCCATCCAGCCGCCTTCCTGTTCAGCCTGAGAAACCGGCAGCCGATCGCCGGGTCATGACACAGACGCCTGCGCAATCTCAGGATAAGGCGGTACCGTCTCCTGCGCCCGTCGCCAAAGCCGCCGGTGCGAAAGGTAGCCAGGACACTGTTGCAAAGTCGTCTGCTGCTGGTGGGAGCGCCCCCAAGGCGCCCTCTGCCGCACCGCTGCGTGAAGCAGCGGTTCCGTCTGTTCGCCCGCCGGCGGCTCCCCTATCGGCTCCTGTGGTTTCTCCGGCTTCCGCTGCGCCGGTTCAGCAGGAACCCAAGGCTGTTTCTTCTGTCGAGGCGTCGGCTGTGGCGGCCGAAGTGAATTGGGAGCAGTTTCAAGAAGCGGTTTCCACGAATCATCCCAATATCGCGCCGTTCCTTGAAATGGGTCGTCTGGTCAAGATTGAGGGCGGGTTGATCACGTTGGGGTTTGCCAAGCAGGCCACGACCGCGCGGTCGATGTTGGAGAAGGAAGACAACCTACAAGCCTTGGCGGCGTTGGGAGAACGTCTTTACGGGTGTGCCGTACGAATTCGAATCGTCGAGGTGGCGGAACAGGATCCAGGGGCCGCCCCTACGATGAAACAGATCCGGGTTGCGAAGGAGCAGGAACAGCGCCTGATCTTGACGCAACAGGCGAAGGCGCATCCCCTTGTTAAACAAGCCCTGGAGATGTTCGGCGGAGAGCTGGCGGAAGTTCGCACGACGGCTCCGGCGCAGGAGGTACAGGAATGA